The Flavobacterium sp. 140616W15 sequence CTAACTCTAACAAACCGTTCTTATAATAGGCATAATTTTTATCTGCCGAATAAACATAATTGGAAATATTCATGATTACAGCGCCTTTATTAAATAAAATTTCTCTTGATTCTACGGTAGAAAGTGCTGTTACATCAAGAAAAGTTCCATTAGATTTTAAAAGCCTTGCTGCAATTTCTCCTATTTCATTCCCAACTAAATCAACTACAAAATCAAATTTTTGCTGGTTGTTTTTTGCTAAAGCGAAAGTTTCAACAACATCAGTTTTATAATTAATTATTTGATTGTGTTTAACTCCTATTTCTACCAATGCCTGAATGCTTTCTTCATTTCCAGCTGTAACAATAAAGTTTGAAAAGTTATTTGCCAAGAGGATTTTAATTAACATAGCTCCTACCCCTCCCGCTGCGCCAGTAATTAAAACTGAATCAGTATTTTGTAATTTCATTCGGTTAAAAGATTGCAGTGCTGTTAACCCCACCGAAGGAATTCCAGCAGCTTGTTCAAAAGATAAGAAAATAGGCTTATGCGCAACAACAGATTCTCGAATTGCAATATATTCAGCGTATGTACCATTCGATCCCATACTTCCTGAACCCGAGAATACAGCATCACCAACTTTAAAATCTTTCACCTTCTCTCCTACCTCAACAACAATTCCTGAAAATTCTCTCCCTAAGATTGGAGAATGCATTAGCTTTCTTTCTAACTCATTTTCTAACATCTGATAATCGATTGGGTTAAATCCAGAAGCGACTATCTTTATCAATAATTCTTCTTGTTTTATTGTTGGTCCATTTACATTTTCTAAATGTAGTCTCCCTATATTGTCTGCTATAATTGCTTTCATATTAATCAATTTAAAACACAAAATTATTCTGAATATAATTTATATTTACTATCCGTTAACTAAAGGTTACTAGTTACCTTAAAGAAACTATTATGGCAAAAATTAAAAGAGATGGTGTTTTGCGTGAAGCAAATTGTACAGAAGAACTGCTTGCAATGCGAGATAGTCTGGACGTCTTAGGTGGGAAGTGGAAACTAATGATTTTGCGATTTCTTACTAACAGAACGCATCAGGTGATTCATTTCAAAAAAATGCAGCGTGAAATTGATGGAATTTCTGCAAAAATGCTAAGCAAGGAACTCAAAGACCTAGAGATCAATTTACTTATCACAAGAAAAGTTCAGGATACCAAACCAATAACAGTTGCTTATTCTGTCACAGAATATGGTAAATCAGTACTCCCCGTTACCGAAACTTTGGTACAATGGGGACTAAATCATCGCGAAAAGATAATTGAATCTATTTAATTTTATAAACAGCCTTAATTAATTAAATCTAGTGCCGTAAACACAACAATAACCAGAATTCCCAATAATGCCATTCCGAATAAATAATCAGCTATAGTTTCTAACTTTTTCTCTAAAGATTCTTTGATTGTTTTAATGGATAAAAAGGAAAAGAAACAGGAAAAGATAAGAAATACAGATATTATAGATGTAAACTCATCCATATGAGTCGTTTCTGATTTATTTGTAATATGCAAAGAAGTCATAACTATAAGACAAAACCCCAAAAGATTTGCTGACGTATTTAATATATGTTGTGAAGTTTTATTAGCCATATCAAAAATCATTTTAATTATAAAAATATAAAACTACATTTTTATAATGAAGGTTGTATGAAGGAGTAATTGATTGTTGATTATTAATTGTTTAATTATTGGCGCGCAAAATTGGGCGCAAAGATTCTCGTAGAGTTGCACCGCAGTGCGTCTACATAATACGGGGCTAATTTATGTGTAAACCTATATTGTAGAGACGCACTGCGGTGCGTCTCTACAGAAAAACCTTTGAGGTACTGAACCTTTGTACCTTTATTTCTTAGAACCTGCTCTAAACCATCTCTCCAGCTATCATTTTCCCTTTAAAAAACACACCTTCTCTTTTTGGTAAACGAGCTACAGCTTCAGCTGAACAACTTGCTTTTACCAAAATAAAATTAGCATCATTTCCTATAGCTGGCCACACTT is a genomic window containing:
- a CDS encoding NADP-dependent oxidoreductase, which encodes MKAIIADNIGRLHLENVNGPTIKQEELLIKIVASGFNPIDYQMLENELERKLMHSPILGREFSGIVVEVGEKVKDFKVGDAVFSGSGSMGSNGTYAEYIAIRESVVAHKPIFLSFEQAAGIPSVGLTALQSFNRMKLQNTDSVLITGAAGGVGAMLIKILLANNFSNFIVTAGNEESIQALVEIGVKHNQIINYKTDVVETFALAKNNQQKFDFVVDLVGNEIGEIAARLLKSNGTFLDVTALSTVESREILFNKGAVIMNISNYVYSADKNYAYYKNGLLELVRLIENELVTPPNIEIIGQLNTETVVKAHERLRLNKTKGKKLIMQVNTI
- a CDS encoding helix-turn-helix domain-containing protein, whose protein sequence is MAKIKRDGVLREANCTEELLAMRDSLDVLGGKWKLMILRFLTNRTHQVIHFKKMQREIDGISAKMLSKELKDLEINLLITRKVQDTKPITVAYSVTEYGKSVLPVTETLVQWGLNHREKIIESI